One Chitinophagaceae bacterium C216 genomic window carries:
- a CDS encoding SusD-like protein P38 yields the protein MKAKYIYQIVLIPFLGALLSCSKFLNVEPKDNTSDAVTIVDETSANTALNGVYEALASAGYYGQTFQFTTYLRGGDLEWGDSRTVNREFIQRDVRADNEEVNNVWVAIYRTINRANHVIKKVPALPDDVINDTKRDQITGEAYFIRALAYFDLARVWGGVQLILEPTESLDASKGIPRSSLQDTYAQVLSDLNEAEQRLPETTNRVRATKKTVWALKARYYLYQQQWAEAENYATKLIDDSQYELIKPYSSWFANNVVGTRESILETTYNAANPNNHRTAWQPPANGGVRRWYPSDAFIQQITDPAIGGGRKALVAQSNDGSWYGNLYYRTPAVDPSYILRIAEMYLIRAEARAHQAGKRSLALADLNAVRDRAELLPLALSDEQELLLAIEKEKHYEFAFEPHYWFDLVRTGRVGAVLNVTDPNKYVLPIPIAQLLVDPALTPNPGY from the coding sequence ATGAAAGCGAAATATATATATCAGATTGTATTGATACCGTTCTTGGGTGCATTATTGTCATGCAGTAAATTTTTGAATGTAGAACCCAAGGACAACACCTCCGATGCTGTTACGATTGTAGATGAAACCTCAGCTAATACAGCTTTGAATGGTGTGTATGAGGCATTGGCTAGTGCTGGTTATTATGGACAAACATTTCAATTTACTACGTACTTACGTGGGGGTGATCTGGAGTGGGGCGATTCACGTACAGTAAATCGAGAGTTTATTCAGCGCGATGTACGCGCGGATAATGAAGAAGTGAATAACGTATGGGTGGCTATTTACAGAACCATCAACAGGGCTAATCATGTTATCAAAAAAGTTCCCGCGCTTCCTGATGACGTTATTAATGATACTAAAAGAGATCAGATAACTGGTGAAGCATATTTTATTCGCGCGTTGGCTTACTTCGATTTGGCACGTGTATGGGGTGGTGTACAGTTGATTTTGGAGCCCACCGAATCGCTGGATGCTAGTAAAGGTATTCCGCGTAGTAGTTTGCAAGATACCTATGCTCAGGTGTTAAGCGATTTAAATGAAGCAGAGCAGCGTCTTCCGGAAACGACCAACAGAGTGCGCGCTACTAAAAAGACCGTGTGGGCCTTAAAAGCACGTTATTACTTATACCAACAACAATGGGCTGAGGCAGAAAATTATGCGACAAAGCTTATTGATGATTCGCAATACGAGCTTATCAAACCTTATAGCAGTTGGTTTGCCAACAATGTAGTGGGTACCCGTGAATCTATCCTTGAAACCACTTACAATGCTGCCAATCCTAATAACCATCGCACTGCTTGGCAACCTCCGGCCAACGGTGGAGTGAGAAGATGGTATCCCAGCGATGCATTTATACAACAGATTACCGATCCCGCTATTGGCGGTGGTCGAAAAGCCTTGGTGGCTCAATCGAATGATGGTTCATGGTATGGGAATCTTTACTACAGAACTCCGGCGGTAGATCCTTCTTACATTCTGCGTATTGCAGAAATGTACCTGATTAGGGCAGAAGCTAGAGCACATCAGGCGGGCAAGCGTAGTTTGGCTCTGGCGGATTTAAATGCAGTGAGGGATAGGGCAGAACTGCTGCCACTTGCTTTATCAGACGAGCAGGAATTATTATTGGCGATAGAAAAGGAAAAGCATTATGAGTTTGCTTTTGAGCCGCATTACTGGTTTGATCTCGTGCGCACCGGGAGAGTAGGTGCTGTATTGAACGTTACGGATCCGAACAAATATGTACTTCCTATTCCTATTGCTCAGTTATTAGTAGATCCTGCGTTAACCCCGAATCCGGGATATTAA
- a CDS encoding TonB-dependent receptor P3 translates to MKRLICFVLSLTFITSYYNYTQAQEQPKPTVNAVLEGKVYDSTTRRPISDASIQIKGVTNGTVSNQQGAFTLYTGQKFPFTIVVTVVGYEPKEIVATGSPVDVYLKPVVNQLEDVVVVGYDTRRKKDIIGAQAHVKAAEVNHLPVASMDAQLQGKAAGLQVNSQNGIPGDAVVVRVRGAATINASADPLYIIDGVFVNNQSLSTLDLGGKATSPLADINPADIESIEVLKDASATAIYGSRGANGVIIITTKQGSYNQKPKISFEALVGTAWADKSRLWKLVTGPEHAELVNEQWINSGIDNPALNRTYANRPFRPVSEGGRGLPEEQPTYDRITPLFRHALLQSYNMSYQGGNNNTRYYYGVDYTSQEAALKKADFQRGSFRVNLDSRLNKVLTVGTRNTVSVSHRNHVRAGTGPTGGIFQASIHTPTYQPIFNPDGTPFRQAFENYTVLLSDDVQQQTKSLRYIGNLYGELSFGKYVRFRTSWSADFNLYDESEYNSERTTIGSAVGGEAISSITQNLTWINEQTLSFRRSYNKLHNVSVLVGNTIQSNVLQNTRARGSGFPNSSYRKIGAASITTSNQRWSKSNLVSFFSRLDYSFDDKYYLELSVRADGSSKFGKNNRWGYFPSIGLAWRAKNEKFLSDADAISDLKLRASYGVLGNQNGISDFAARGLWSGGAGYYNTAGGAQQPGTAPFQLSNPDLRWEKTNQIDAGLDIAFFDNRLALTADAYYKYTTDLLLPLQIPAITGFSQYYSNSGEISNKGIELSLSSININKPHLTWQTQFNITRNWNKIEKLPTPLVYGSRDLIRNEEGYPLYSFWMYKQLYVDPQTGDAVFEDVNGDGVITIADRQIVGNASPKFFGGLTNEVKFKSFDLNVFFTYQFGNKVVSFDRMLMEGGGTKDAGRSILAYNLRRWQKPGDITDVPRVTSVGNNYGIEQNSRFLEDGSFVRLKSLTLGYTFPREIISRIGLSALRVYVLGSNLWLHTKYIGPDPESVHTNEQNARGIDVGTPPQPISVQFGINVTL, encoded by the coding sequence ATGAAAAGATTAATTTGTTTTGTTTTATCTCTTACATTTATAACTTCTTATTATAATTATACTCAAGCCCAAGAACAACCAAAGCCTACTGTTAACGCTGTTTTAGAAGGAAAGGTATACGATTCTACAACACGACGTCCGATATCGGATGCCTCTATTCAGATTAAAGGAGTTACTAACGGTACTGTAAGTAATCAGCAAGGAGCATTCACTTTATATACAGGACAAAAGTTCCCCTTTACTATAGTTGTGACAGTTGTGGGCTATGAGCCCAAAGAAATTGTTGCTACAGGATCTCCGGTAGATGTGTATTTAAAACCGGTAGTGAATCAACTGGAGGATGTAGTTGTAGTGGGGTATGATACTAGAAGAAAGAAAGATATTATAGGAGCGCAAGCACATGTAAAGGCTGCAGAAGTAAATCATCTTCCTGTTGCCAGTATGGACGCACAGCTGCAGGGAAAAGCTGCAGGATTGCAGGTTAATTCACAAAATGGAATTCCCGGAGATGCAGTAGTGGTGCGTGTTCGCGGGGCTGCAACTATTAATGCTAGTGCCGATCCGTTATATATAATCGATGGTGTATTTGTCAATAATCAAAGTCTTTCTACCCTGGATCTAGGAGGAAAAGCCACTTCTCCACTGGCCGATATCAATCCTGCTGACATAGAAAGTATAGAAGTACTTAAAGATGCTAGTGCTACTGCTATTTACGGTTCGCGTGGTGCCAATGGAGTAATCATTATTACTACCAAACAGGGATCTTACAATCAAAAGCCCAAGATTTCTTTTGAAGCATTGGTAGGTACTGCATGGGCTGATAAAAGCAGACTATGGAAACTGGTTACCGGTCCTGAACATGCAGAACTAGTGAATGAGCAGTGGATTAATTCGGGTATCGATAATCCGGCTTTGAATCGGACATATGCCAACCGTCCATTTCGTCCGGTATCGGAGGGGGGACGTGGGTTGCCCGAAGAACAGCCCACATACGACAGAATAACACCGTTGTTCAGACACGCATTGCTGCAATCGTATAATATGTCTTATCAGGGCGGAAACAATAATACACGTTATTATTATGGTGTAGACTACACTTCGCAAGAAGCAGCGCTTAAGAAAGCAGATTTTCAGCGTGGTAGTTTTAGAGTAAATCTGGATAGCAGATTGAATAAAGTGCTAACAGTAGGTACTCGAAATACAGTTTCCGTTTCTCATAGAAATCATGTTAGGGCGGGCACCGGACCTACAGGTGGTATTTTCCAAGCTTCTATTCATACACCTACTTATCAGCCTATTTTTAATCCTGATGGCACTCCTTTCCGCCAAGCATTCGAAAATTATACCGTGCTTTTGTCCGATGATGTACAACAACAAACCAAATCCTTGCGCTATATCGGAAATCTGTATGGTGAACTGTCTTTTGGAAAGTATGTTAGGTTTAGAACCAGCTGGAGTGCTGATTTTAATCTCTACGATGAATCGGAGTATAACTCAGAAAGAACTACAATAGGTAGCGCAGTAGGAGGCGAGGCTATATCTTCCATTACACAAAATCTTACTTGGATAAATGAACAAACATTATCGTTCAGGAGGTCCTACAATAAATTACATAATGTATCCGTACTGGTAGGTAATACTATTCAAAGTAATGTGTTGCAAAATACAAGGGCAAGAGGATCAGGGTTCCCTAATAGTTCTTACAGAAAAATTGGTGCGGCTAGTATTACAACTTCCAATCAAAGATGGAGTAAGTCTAACTTGGTATCATTTTTCTCTCGTCTTGATTACAGCTTTGATGATAAGTATTATTTGGAACTGTCTGTTAGAGCGGATGGTTCTTCAAAATTTGGAAAGAATAACCGCTGGGGATATTTCCCTTCTATTGGTTTGGCATGGCGTGCTAAAAACGAAAAGTTCCTGTCGGATGCTGATGCTATCAGTGATTTGAAGCTTCGTGCAAGTTATGGTGTGTTAGGAAATCAGAATGGTATCAGTGATTTTGCTGCACGTGGATTATGGTCTGGTGGTGCCGGTTATTACAACACTGCTGGCGGCGCCCAGCAGCCAGGCACCGCGCCTTTTCAGTTAAGTAATCCTGATCTCCGCTGGGAAAAAACCAATCAGATAGATGCAGGTTTAGATATAGCTTTCTTTGATAATCGTTTGGCGCTGACAGCTGATGCTTATTACAAATACACTACAGATCTCTTGCTTCCATTGCAGATTCCCGCTATTACAGGTTTTTCTCAATATTATTCTAATAGCGGAGAAATTAGTAATAAAGGAATTGAGCTTTCGTTGTCTTCTATAAATATCAATAAACCTCATCTAACATGGCAGACTCAATTTAACATTACCCGTAACTGGAATAAGATTGAAAAACTACCAACTCCTTTGGTGTATGGTTCGAGAGATTTGATAAGAAACGAAGAGGGGTATCCACTGTATTCCTTTTGGATGTATAAACAGTTGTATGTAGATCCGCAAACCGGAGATGCTGTTTTCGAGGATGTGAATGGAGACGGCGTTATTACAATAGCCGATAGACAAATAGTAGGTAATGCAAGCCCGAAATTTTTTGGCGGCCTCACTAACGAAGTGAAGTTTAAATCTTTCGACCTGAACGTATTCTTTACTTATCAGTTTGGCAACAAAGTGGTCAGCTTCGATAGAATGCTGATGGAAGGTGGTGGTACGAAGGATGCGGGGCGTTCCATACTAGCTTATAATTTACGTCGCTGGCAAAAGCCGGGTGATATTACAGATGTGCCCCGTGTAACCAGCGTGGGAAATAACTACGGCATTGAACAAAACAGTCGTTTTCTAGAAGATGGGTCATTTGTTCGTTTAAAATCGCTGACTTTGGGTTATACATTCCCTCGTGAAATTATTTCCCGTATTGGGCTGAGTGCACTGCGTGTATATGTGTTGGGCTCGAACTTATGGCTACATACAAAATATATTGGGCCCGATCCTGAGTCTGTTCATACGAACGAGCAAAATGCAAGGGGGATTGATGTAGGTACTCCTCCTCAGCCTATTTCTGTTCAGTTTGGAATCAATGTAACTCTTTAA